In one Pseudodesulfovibrio tunisiensis genomic region, the following are encoded:
- a CDS encoding aldo/keto reductase, whose product MKYVTLKNGDRIPALGLGTWRADKGVVTRAVAKAVEIGYRHVDCAHCYGNETEIGEAFQRLAIPREQLWVTSKLWNNAQNPDSVRPALEHTLANLRLDHLDLYLIHWPVQLRKGVMYPQGPDDLIPWTTEHMLELWGALEECVRQGLVRNIGTSNFSTKKLQVILDNCAIAPAMSQVEIHPCQQQKVMFDFCRENGLGLTGFCPLGSSSRPAHQQKRDEPCPLTEPVVLDIAERYGVTPGKILLAWALTRGTIAIPKSTSETHLRENLEAADLTLNVEDMQAMASLDRGYRFIDGSHWMMAGSPYSMENLWDEE is encoded by the coding sequence ATGAAATACGTTACATTGAAAAACGGTGACAGGATTCCGGCTTTGGGGCTGGGAACCTGGCGTGCGGACAAGGGCGTCGTGACCAGAGCCGTGGCAAAGGCGGTCGAGATTGGCTACCGTCACGTGGATTGCGCTCACTGCTACGGCAACGAGACGGAGATCGGCGAGGCCTTTCAGCGGCTCGCCATTCCCCGGGAACAGCTCTGGGTCACTTCCAAGCTGTGGAACAATGCGCAGAACCCGGATTCGGTCAGGCCCGCCCTTGAACACACCCTTGCGAACCTGCGACTCGACCATCTGGATCTGTATTTGATCCACTGGCCTGTGCAACTCAGGAAAGGGGTCATGTATCCGCAGGGACCGGACGATCTGATTCCGTGGACCACGGAACACATGCTGGAGCTGTGGGGTGCGTTGGAGGAATGCGTGCGGCAGGGGCTGGTTCGCAACATCGGCACCAGCAATTTCAGCACGAAGAAGCTTCAGGTGATTCTGGACAATTGCGCGATTGCCCCGGCCATGAGTCAGGTGGAAATTCATCCGTGCCAGCAGCAGAAAGTCATGTTCGATTTCTGCCGGGAAAACGGGCTTGGCCTGACCGGGTTCTGTCCCCTCGGCTCAAGCTCCAGACCGGCCCATCAGCAGAAGCGGGACGAGCCCTGTCCGTTGACTGAACCCGTGGTGCTGGACATTGCCGAGCGATACGGGGTGACCCCCGGCAAGATTCTTTTGGCCTGGGCCCTGACCAGAGGAACCATAGCCATTCCCAAGTCGACATCGGAAACGCATCTTCGGGAAAATCTGGAGGCTGCTGACCTGACCCTGAATGTCGAGGACATGCAGGCAATGGCCTCGCTTGACAGAGGATACCGTTTCATTGACGGCAGTCATTGGATGATGGCGGGATCGCCCTACAGCATGGAAAATCTGTGGGACGAAGAATAG
- a CDS encoding sigma-54 interaction domain-containing protein, whose amino-acid sequence MNSQKELLEAYQKLQSQSNDFNKLPVVIQSKSMKALYGQLSNVAQTDATILLLGETGVGKDVFARKIHELSERSDKPFVKADCGSMPENLIETELFGYAPGTFSGGNKNGKIGLVEAASGGTLFLDEIGELPLLMQTRLLRLLQDKEILRVGATSPQKVDVRIVAATNKNLEEEVKEGHFRRDLYYRLMVALIDIPPLRKRKADILSLAHLFLDFYCKKYKRNISFTQATETALLNHSWPGNIRELENLILGCVVSSKKNAIDIGDLPFVPAPESAPTETANNGIALQGRTMKEILENVEKKVLQDGMERVGNMTKLARELGLDRTTVFRKLKKYDKK is encoded by the coding sequence ATGAATTCCCAAAAGGAACTTCTGGAGGCCTATCAGAAGCTGCAAAGCCAATCCAACGACTTCAACAAGCTCCCCGTGGTCATTCAAAGCAAGTCCATGAAGGCGCTGTACGGACAACTCTCCAATGTCGCCCAGACCGACGCCACCATCCTTCTGCTGGGTGAAACCGGCGTGGGCAAGGATGTCTTCGCACGCAAGATTCACGAGCTGAGCGAGCGTTCGGACAAGCCCTTTGTCAAGGCCGACTGTGGCAGCATGCCGGAAAACCTCATTGAAACCGAACTGTTCGGCTATGCTCCGGGCACATTTTCCGGCGGAAACAAGAACGGAAAGATAGGCCTTGTCGAGGCGGCGTCAGGCGGAACCCTGTTTCTGGATGAAATCGGGGAACTCCCCCTGCTCATGCAGACGCGGCTGCTCAGACTGCTGCAGGACAAGGAAATCCTGCGGGTCGGGGCCACCTCGCCGCAAAAGGTCGATGTCCGCATCGTGGCGGCCACCAACAAGAATCTGGAAGAAGAGGTCAAGGAAGGCCATTTCCGCCGCGACCTGTACTACCGGCTCATGGTCGCCCTCATCGACATTCCGCCCCTTCGCAAGCGCAAGGCGGACATCCTGTCTCTGGCGCACCTGTTTCTGGATTTCTACTGCAAGAAATACAAGCGCAACATCTCCTTTACTCAGGCCACCGAGACCGCCCTGCTCAACCACTCCTGGCCCGGCAACATCCGGGAACTGGAAAACCTGATTCTCGGCTGCGTGGTTTCCAGCAAGAAGAACGCCATCGACATCGGAGATCTGCCCTTTGTCCCGGCTCCGGAGAGCGCCCCCACCGAGACGGCGAACAACGGAATCGCTCTTCAGGGCAGAACAATGAAGGAAATTCTGGAAAACGTGGAAAAGAAGGTCCTGCAGGACGGCATGGAGCGGGTCGGCAACATGACCAAACTGGCCCGGGAGCTGGGGCTGGACAGAACCACGGTGTTTCGGAAGCTCAAGAAGTACGACAAGAAATAA
- a CDS encoding TRAP transporter small permease produces the protein MVLMATMVFALTLQVFMRFVLSSSLAWTEELSRYSFIWTVYMGGVLAVKHSQHVRITAQFLIFPPKVRVVVIMFTDLLWIAANFFIAYQSGLALQNAFEFPEVSPTLGIVKGYVEAMLPACFLLMNVRLVMKYWELIRNRDLMSLAKIGGGDA, from the coding sequence ATGGTCCTGATGGCAACCATGGTGTTCGCCCTCACCCTGCAAGTCTTCATGCGTTTTGTTCTGAGTTCGTCCCTGGCCTGGACCGAGGAGTTGTCCCGCTACAGCTTCATCTGGACCGTCTACATGGGTGGCGTGCTGGCCGTGAAGCACAGCCAGCATGTGCGCATCACCGCCCAGTTCCTAATTTTTCCTCCGAAAGTCAGAGTCGTCGTGATCATGTTTACGGACCTGCTCTGGATCGCGGCCAACTTTTTCATTGCCTATCAATCGGGACTGGCTCTGCAGAATGCGTTCGAGTTTCCCGAGGTTTCCCCGACTCTGGGCATTGTCAAGGGGTATGTCGAAGCCATGCTGCCTGCATGCTTTCTGCTGATGAATGTTCGGCTTGTCATGAAATATTGGGAACTCATCAGGAATCGTGACCTGATGAGCCTGGCCAAGATCGGTGGAGGAGATGCGTAA
- a CDS encoding TRAP transporter large permease gives MSTLAITIVALVGCFFIGMPIFMSLIISAVIAIATCGYLPLSIIHNSLFDGVNLFPLLAIPCFVIAGTLMEHGNITKQIIDVVKQLVGRLPGGLGITTILACTFFAAISGSGPGTVAAIGTLMIPSMVRNGYTPSYAAASASSGGTIGILLPPSNPMIIFAILANVSVTAMFTAGIVPGLMVAVFMTSMAMLKAKLEGVKPDVEQPPFNLKVFMKSLSKGGFALATPFIILGSIYSGMATPVEASVIAIVWALFVGIVVNKALRWEHIKMSLLEGAMLCGTVLFIVGASTLFGKILTYEQAPLRLANLVLGVSKNPEVVLIMIVGILYFLGMFMETLSTMIILAPVLLPMVTGLGIDPIHFGVIMVITNEVAMLTPPLGVNLFVASRIANLSVEKISLAVLPYLLVLTMCILLVVYCPFLSTWLPSVLGAGL, from the coding sequence ATGTCCACCCTTGCAATCACCATCGTCGCTCTGGTCGGCTGCTTTTTCATCGGCATGCCCATCTTCATGTCCCTGATCATTTCAGCCGTCATTGCCATTGCGACGTGCGGCTACCTTCCGCTGTCCATCATTCACAACTCCCTGTTCGACGGCGTGAACCTGTTTCCGCTGCTGGCCATTCCCTGTTTCGTGATCGCCGGTACCCTGATGGAGCACGGCAACATCACCAAGCAGATCATTGACGTGGTGAAACAGCTCGTTGGGCGCCTGCCCGGCGGACTCGGCATCACCACGATTCTGGCGTGCACCTTTTTCGCCGCCATCTCCGGCTCCGGACCGGGAACCGTCGCTGCCATCGGCACCCTGATGATCCCGTCCATGGTGCGCAACGGCTACACGCCGTCCTATGCCGCGGCCTCGGCTTCGTCCGGCGGCACCATCGGCATCCTGCTGCCCCCGAGCAACCCCATGATCATCTTTGCCATTCTGGCGAATGTGTCGGTCACCGCCATGTTCACGGCCGGCATCGTACCCGGTCTGATGGTCGCGGTGTTCATGACCTCCATGGCCATGCTCAAGGCCAAGCTGGAAGGCGTGAAGCCCGATGTGGAGCAGCCGCCCTTCAATCTGAAGGTCTTCATGAAGAGCCTGTCCAAGGGCGGTTTCGCTCTGGCAACGCCGTTCATCATTCTGGGTTCGATCTATTCCGGCATGGCAACGCCTGTCGAGGCTTCGGTCATCGCCATTGTCTGGGCGCTGTTTGTCGGCATCGTGGTCAACAAGGCTCTGCGCTGGGAACACATCAAGATGTCCCTGCTGGAAGGTGCCATGCTCTGCGGCACGGTCCTGTTCATCGTGGGCGCATCCACGCTGTTCGGGAAAATCCTGACCTATGAGCAGGCCCCGCTGCGGCTGGCCAATCTGGTTCTCGGCGTGTCCAAGAACCCTGAAGTCGTGCTCATCATGATCGTGGGCATCCTGTACTTCCTCGGCATGTTCATGGAGACCCTGTCCACCATGATCATTCTGGCTCCGGTACTTCTGCCCATGGTGACCGGTCTCGGCATCGACCCGATCCACTTCGGCGTCATCATGGTCATCACCAACGAGGTCGCCATGCTGACTCCGCCGTTGGGCGTGAACCTCTTTGTGGCCTCGCGTATCGCGAACCTGTCGGTGGAAAAGATTTCGCTTGCGGTTCTGCCTTACCTGCTGGTCCTGACAATGTGCATTCTCCTCGTTGTCTACTGCCCCTTCCTCAGTACCTGGCTTCCCAGTGTGCTGGGCGCGGGATTATGA